A portion of the Lolium rigidum isolate FL_2022 chromosome 1, APGP_CSIRO_Lrig_0.1, whole genome shotgun sequence genome contains these proteins:
- the LOC124687909 gene encoding uncharacterized protein LOC124687909: MVGSCDNYFFPLISENVKRKLLGVNVLMAVNTILMGVMVSIAAYGRRYRRHRLTRFIFLGATTLFLPIVSYVVSAVNSESTIAIIKESKREYKGTIAADCDPRDHITLLLLWTGLVQIVGINTTAIVASDAREGRNVGPSVVLLVQAMWTSYLAIYQLVGHHANYEDTFGSTIFKGQWMVITLFTLVFAKLILKYYAWYKAGQSLMLGRSPRFIVGYMERELQDGEVASGTIPPSLVVAGEDTVLVKQQTRGYIFQGTPNKGLVTLDRVWELHDDSLRDVCFAFSLFKLLRCRFATYTGAEYGFQKARNFLWHTLLVDKSDERLLGVIECELSFLHDYYYSSLPVSYSKSLLPIFSIFISLISIVNTIITCCYLVRPNGNMSTPGQKRNMSTKQLFCICICNSADETLPGSLYLGRPLYFDAVPVFLMSALVMLTEVTEIASYIFSNWTKVVLICSRVRHASWQQSPTIEKCVGDVLQCRCKLFRQWGDKMNQCSILVLCTQRSPVPLLRRLMDLPDRNKKIPAAVKKAIVKALRSHETSRSNNGVTYLPRILQLKVGDKPIGTFNRADGIAATMLVCHIATSIFEERTRSRQIPSNDKVTAIHLSCYCAYLVTYRPELLPDDYEWCKSLYKATKKDAGRLAGCIPGTTPEEKCDKLVDLLVARSEARSKHGVLRNGAMLGKQLADLVKVEQTELLKAEEMVWKALASFWSEMILYVAPSGNMDGHAKAIARGGELITLLWALLTHLGIDIRTDDSDAPAIA, translated from the coding sequence GTCGGGTCATGCGACAACTATTTTTTTCCACTCATTTCTGAGAATGTGAAACGCAAGTTATTGGGAGTCAATGTTCTCATGGCGGTGAACACCATCTTGATGGGAGTCATGGTCAGCATAGCCGCCTATGGCCGTCGCTATCGCCGGCATAGGCTGACTCGCTTCATCTTCCTGGGCGCCACCACCTTGTTCCTGCCCATCGTCTCATATGTAGTCTCCGCTGTTAATAGTGAGAGTACTATCGCCATTATCAAAGAGTCCAAGAGAGAGTACAAAGGAACGATAGCAGCGGACTGCGATCCAAGGGATCACATCACCCTTCTCTTACTATGGACTGGTCTTGTTCAGATTGTTGGCATCAATACCACTGCAATAGTTGCCAGTGATGCTAGAGAAGGTCGAAATGTTGGTCCTTCTGTAGTACTGCTTGTGCAAGCAATGTGGACATCCTATCTCGCGATCTATCAGCTGGTAGGACACCATGCAAACTACGAGGATACATTTGGTAGCACGATATTTAAAGGACAATGGATGGTTATTACACTCTTTACCCTCGTCTTTGCAAAACTAATTTTGAAGTATTATGCATGGTACAAGGCCGGACAATCGTTAATGCTTGGACGCAGCCCTCGTTTTATCGTTGGGTACATGGAACGAGAGTTACAAGATGGCGAGGTTGCAAGTGGGACTATACCTCCCTCACTTGTAGTTGCGGGAGAGGATACTGTCCTGGTGAAGCAGCAGACTCGCGGTTACATCTTCCAAGGGACGCCCAACAAAGGCCTAGTTACTCTTGACAGAGTGTGGGAGTTGCATGATGACAGCCTCAGAGATGTATGCTTTGCATTCTCATTGTTCAAGCTGTTAAGGTGTCGATTTGCAACATACACAGGTGCTGAGTATGGCTTTCAGAAGGCTCGCAACTTCTTGTGGCATACATTGCTCGTGGACAAGAGTGATGAGAGGCTGCTCGGGGTGATTGAATGTGAACTTTCTTTTCTCCATGACTACTATTATTCATCACTCCCAGTCTCATATTCAAAGAGTTTGCTGCCCATCTTTAGTATCTTTATTTCACTGATAAGCATCGTTAATACCATCATTACATGCTGCTACCTGGTGCGTCCTAATGGAAATATGAGTACACCGGGTCAAAAAAGAAATATGAGCACAAAACAGTTATTTTGTATATGCATCTGCAATAGTGCAGATGAGACCCTTCCTGGAAGTCTATATCTTGGGCGCCCTTTATACTTTGATGCCGTGCCGGTATTTTTAATGTCTGCACTGGTTATGCTTACGGAGGTGACCGAGATTGCTTCTTATATCTTCTCAAATTGGACAAAAGTTGTCCTAATATGCTCCCGCGTAAGGCACGCTTCTTGGCAGCAATCTCCTACCATAGAAAAATGTGTTGGCGATGTGTTGCAATGTAGATGCAAGCTGTTCAGGCAATGGGGGGATAAAATGAACCAGTGCTCAATCTTAGTGCTCTGCACGCAGAGAAGTCCGGTGCCTCTTCTCCGCCGTCTCATGGATCTACCCGACCGAAACAAGAAAATACCAGCAGCGGTTAAGAAAGCTATTGTCAAAGCACTAAGAAGTCACGAGACCAGCCGAAGCAACAACGGTGTGACTTATCTGCCAAGGATTCTTCAGCTGAAAGTCGGTGACAAACCTATTGGGACATTCAACAGGGCCGATGGTATTGCCGCTACCATGCTGGTGTGTCACATTGCGACAAGCATTTTTGAAGAGAGGACTCGGTCACGCCAGATTCCGTCGAACGATAAGGTTACTGCTATTCACCTCTCATGTTATTGTGCATACTTGGTAACCTACCGCCCTGAGCTACTTCCTGATGACTACGAGTGGTGCAAGAGCTTGTACAAGGCCACAAAGAAGGATGCCGGGCGCCTCGCTGGCTGTATTCCTGGCACAACACCTGAAGAAAAATGTGACAAGCTGGTCGACCTGCTGGTTGCAAGATCAGAGGCGAGATCCAAGCACGGGGTTCTCAGGAATGGTGCGATGCTTGGAAAGCAATTGGCAGATTTGGTCAAAGTAGAGCAAACGGAACTGCTCAAAGCAGAGGAGATGGTGTGGAAGGCCCTCGCAAGCTTTTGGTCGGAAATGATCCTATACGTTGCTCCGTCGGGCAACATGGATGGGCACGCCAAGGCTATTGCCCGGGGCGGTGAACTGATCACGCTTCTGTGGGCGTTGCTCACACACCTCGGCATTGACATCAGGACGGATGACTCTGATGCACCCGCAATTGCTTGA
- the LOC124684797 gene encoding protein MAIN-LIKE 1-like encodes MVWLLDQEYDRDHRAFHMTEKRTDLHPLKIRYHGTVDIAYDDRYTEFIEHTGLLPFISLVSRGGPNMNAAALTALVDRWRPETHTFHLRAGEMTPTLQDVSMILGLPIQGEPLCMNTASDGWRGQMEDLIGMAPPPPADPKARAPAGASFSWIRLNFGQCPQGADKDTLRTYTHVYLWYMISRTLFADSGGKLAHWCWLKALTVLEHRWSWGTAALAYLYRQVM; translated from the coding sequence atggtgtggctcctagatcaagagtatgacagggatcaccgggcttttcatatgacggagaagagaacggatcttcaccctttgaagattcgttaccatggcacagtggatataGCGTATGACgataggtacacggagttcatcgaacataccggtcttctcccgttcatatcgcttgtaagccgtggggggccgaacatgaacgccgcggcactcaccgcccttgtcgaccggtggaggccggagacgcacaccttccacttgagggccggcgagatgacccctactcttcaggatgtttccatgatccttggactacctattcagggcgagccactgtgtatgaacacagcttctgatgggtggcgcggacagatggaggaccttattggcatggctcctccgccgccagcagaTCCAAAGGCGAGAGCTCCCGCCGGCGCATCTTTCTCTTGGATTAGGCTTAATTTTGGACAATGCCCTCAAGGGGCCGACAAGGACACTCTGAGGACGTACACccacgtgtacttatggtacatgatttcgaggactctctttgctgacagtggtgggaagctggcccattggtgttggctgaaggcgcttacggtgttggagcaccggtggagttggggaacagcggcacttgcctacctctaccggcaggtgatg